From Verrucomicrobiia bacterium, a single genomic window includes:
- a CDS encoding DUF1080 domain-containing protein produces MERPPDRWSRLEIEARGDTLRFDLNGVTVNAARNVWPARGRIHLQCEGSEVFFRRLDLLPLLP; encoded by the coding sequence GTGGAACGTCCCCCGGATCGCTGGAGCCGCCTCGAGATCGAAGCGCGCGGCGACACGCTCCGGTTCGATCTCAATGGCGTGACCGTCAACGCCGCCCGCAATGTCTGGCCCGCCCGCGGCCGCATCCACCTTCAATGCGAGGGTTCCGAGGTCTTCTTCCGCCGCTTGGACCTCCTCCCGCTCCTTCCCTGA
- a CDS encoding Hpt domain-containing protein, with product MHPHSAPDSNGDRHEPVGADASPASSLRAAVATLESELGPEAVAEVLGAFLIDTPERLDELDRLAAGVDQPALRLAAHSLKGSSALFGALGLEDAARALEESAASLRRDEQPALAARVRSEFVGIQPELEALWRAAGSASP from the coding sequence GTGCATCCCCACTCCGCGCCCGATTCCAATGGTGATCGCCACGAACCCGTTGGCGCGGATGCCTCGCCAGCCTCCAGCCTTCGCGCCGCCGTCGCCACCCTCGAATCCGAGCTGGGCCCCGAAGCCGTCGCCGAGGTCCTCGGCGCCTTCCTCATCGACACACCGGAGCGACTCGATGAACTCGATCGCCTGGCAGCAGGAGTTGACCAGCCCGCCCTGCGCCTCGCCGCCCATTCCCTCAAAGGCAGCTCCGCCCTCTTCGGCGCCCTCGGACTGGAGGATGCCGCGCGTGCCCTCGAGGAGAGCGCCGCCAGCCTCCGTCGCGACGAACAACCCGCCCTCGCAGCCCGGGTTCGCTCCGAATTCGTGGGCATCCAGCCCGAACTCGAAGCCCTTTGGCGCGCCGCAGGTAGCGCGTCCCCTTAG